Proteins co-encoded in one Deltaproteobacteria bacterium genomic window:
- a CDS encoding ATP-binding cassette domain-containing protein: MRIEFRNIHKHYGAVRANQDINLVLEPGRIYGLLGENGAGKSTLMRLLAGHSQPTEGQIFFDGKGFAALNPAQALALGVGMLHQDPLDFPALRVWENFQLGARKHRGKSACIRRLDELASRFHFQLAPEKTVGRLTVGERQQLELLRLLDLGVGVLILDEPTTGISPGQKRKLFEAIQQLVGEQGKTVVFVTHKLAEAEALCQEIIVLRHGRLVAKVAPPYNSREILSFMFGAGHTGDKPGRMPSRPADDLLVQMEDVQVADGSYALSDLSLRIRKGEIIGLAGLEGSGQELFLRGLAGLARVAKGRLTFNGEDLQGRPYLRFRRAGVHFLPAARLEQGLFPELSLRDHFSLALPGQSGSEEELCQEGIKKFSIRARPSTCARALSGGNQQRLLLALIPENASLLLMEHPTRGLDVESGQQVWQHLMARCRRNAAVVFSSADFEELKAYSHRILVFYNRRMVADQPSQSLDMETIGRMMAGHPGAV; this comes from the coding sequence ATGCGCATCGAATTTAGAAATATCCACAAGCACTATGGTGCAGTGCGGGCGAACCAGGACATCAATCTCGTTCTGGAGCCCGGGCGGATCTATGGTCTGCTGGGAGAAAACGGCGCTGGAAAGAGCACCCTGATGCGGTTGCTTGCCGGTCACAGTCAACCTACGGAGGGACAGATCTTTTTTGACGGCAAAGGCTTCGCAGCACTCAACCCTGCCCAGGCACTTGCTCTCGGGGTAGGCATGCTGCATCAAGATCCTCTTGATTTTCCAGCCCTCAGAGTTTGGGAAAACTTCCAGCTGGGAGCGAGAAAACACCGGGGCAAGAGTGCCTGTATCCGACGTTTAGATGAACTTGCAAGCCGGTTTCATTTTCAGTTGGCACCGGAGAAAACCGTTGGCCGGCTTACAGTGGGTGAACGTCAGCAGTTGGAATTGCTGCGCTTGCTGGATCTGGGCGTAGGAGTGCTCATTCTTGACGAACCAACAACTGGCATCAGTCCCGGCCAGAAGCGCAAACTTTTCGAGGCCATTCAGCAGCTGGTGGGAGAACAGGGAAAGACTGTGGTCTTCGTCACCCACAAACTTGCCGAGGCGGAAGCCTTGTGCCAGGAAATCATTGTACTGCGTCATGGCAGGTTGGTGGCCAAAGTTGCACCGCCATACAACTCCAGGGAGATCTTGAGTTTCATGTTCGGTGCAGGGCATACAGGCGATAAGCCAGGCCGGATGCCCTCGAGGCCCGCTGATGATCTTCTGGTGCAGATGGAGGACGTTCAGGTGGCGGACGGCAGTTATGCACTTTCGGATCTCTCCCTGAGGATCAGAAAGGGCGAAATTATCGGTCTCGCGGGGCTGGAAGGCAGCGGCCAGGAATTGTTTCTGCGTGGTCTTGCCGGCCTGGCCCGAGTGGCCAAGGGCAGACTGACTTTCAATGGTGAAGACCTGCAAGGGCGGCCCTATCTGAGATTTCGGCGTGCAGGTGTGCATTTCTTGCCGGCAGCACGGCTTGAACAGGGCTTGTTTCCTGAACTGAGTCTGCGGGATCACTTCTCACTGGCTCTACCCGGGCAAAGCGGATCCGAAGAGGAGCTCTGTCAGGAGGGCATAAAGAAGTTCAGCATCCGAGCCCGGCCATCCACCTGTGCGCGGGCCCTTTCTGGCGGCAACCAGCAGCGTCTCCTGCTGGCACTCATTCCCGAGAACGCCAGCTTGCTGCTCATGGAGCATCCCACAAGGGGGCTCGACGTGGAATCTGGCCAGCAGGTGTGGCAGCACCTGATGGCCAGATGTCGACGAAACGCAGCTGTGGTATTTTCTTCAGCGGACTTTGAAGAACTCAAAGCGTACAGTCATAGAATTCTGGTTTTCTACAATAGAAGGATGGTGGCTGACCAACCAAGTCAGTCTCTCGACATGGAGACGATAGGACGAATGATGGCTGGTCATCCAGGGGCGGTATAG
- a CDS encoding ABC transporter permease: protein MRTFRGVAYRTGQVFAPVVLAVIVTSILLAVSGAPPLQTLAILLQGGIGSAAKLALSASVWVPLTLCSSALLFTFAAGLWNIGVEGQIILGAIMATGFLRLFPEGGSVLWIGGALLAGMLGGAFWALLSGLLRTWGRVHEIFSGLGLNFVALGLTLYLIFGPWKRPGIASMSGTEPIAPSFWLASYLNLPCSPVSLLLALVCLAVVAVLLGRTRWGLRLKAVGQNPNAALLVGLEPNRRILEAMAVCGAVAGLAGALQVVGVYHRLLPAISSQYGYTALLVAMLASYRVGLIPIICFFFAVLTVGSIQLPLQLQLDSSLSGVIQGCLVLAFFLVQGIEAKLRMQWGRS from the coding sequence ATGCGGACTTTCCGGGGTGTTGCTTACCGTACTGGCCAGGTCTTTGCCCCTGTTGTTCTTGCGGTCATCGTCACCTCGATCTTACTTGCCGTATCAGGTGCGCCGCCTTTGCAAACTCTGGCAATACTGCTGCAGGGAGGAATCGGTTCTGCAGCAAAGCTTGCCCTGTCTGCCAGTGTGTGGGTGCCACTCACTCTGTGCTCCTCTGCTCTATTGTTCACCTTTGCTGCTGGACTCTGGAACATTGGAGTTGAAGGACAGATCATCCTTGGGGCGATTATGGCCACTGGCTTTCTGCGGCTGTTTCCCGAGGGAGGCAGTGTTCTGTGGATTGGCGGCGCACTGCTGGCGGGAATGCTCGGCGGTGCCTTCTGGGCGCTGCTGTCTGGCTTGCTGCGAACCTGGGGCAGGGTTCACGAGATATTCTCTGGCCTGGGCCTCAATTTTGTTGCCCTTGGACTGACCCTTTATCTCATATTCGGTCCCTGGAAGCGTCCTGGAATAGCCTCCATGAGCGGCACAGAACCTATTGCCCCCTCGTTCTGGCTGGCCAGTTATCTCAATCTTCCCTGCAGCCCGGTCAGTTTGCTGCTGGCCCTGGTTTGTCTGGCAGTGGTTGCGGTGCTCCTGGGGCGGACCAGGTGGGGGCTCAGGTTGAAGGCAGTTGGGCAGAACCCGAATGCTGCCTTGCTGGTGGGGTTGGAGCCGAACCGGCGCATTCTGGAAGCCATGGCTGTGTGCGGCGCCGTTGCAGGGCTGGCAGGAGCACTGCAGGTTGTGGGGGTATATCATCGTCTATTGCCTGCCATTTCCAGTCAATACGGCTATACAGCCCTGCTGGTGGCCATGCTGGCTTCTTACCGCGTCGGCCTCATTCCCATAATCTGCTTCTTTTTTGCGGTACTCACCGTGGGCTCGATTCAGCTGCCTCTCCAGTTGCAACTCGACTCGTCGCTGAGTGGCGTGATCCAGGGGTGCCTGGTGCTGGCATTTTTCCTGGTTCAGGGTATAGAGGCAAAGCTGAGGATGCAATGGGGCAGGTCATGA
- a CDS encoding ABC transporter permease — translation MTDALAHALAGILVAGVPLVLATLGETLTERAGVINLSLDGTILLAAMSAFAVSFSSNNAWLGLTAAVGVGCLAAAVLAVVSLLFNRSQLAIGFILTLLWRDLAYFLGHPYARQQGAQLPVWTIAGIKDLPFLGVVLGQQTPVVYFSLFLIPFSWWWLCRTRAGLRLRAVGEDPRAAYVRGIWVVGTRILYTLLGGALVGLAGGAYSLAVKPGWGRPQGAEGAGWIALAIVIFGGWHPLRAAFGAYLFAALQVVSIQLQDAFPAIPAPIFQVAPFPVMILTLLLVNIGDIGWLHDLSLRQPWLRRWLQRLQVRAPAALGQDFQPEEDS, via the coding sequence ATGACAGATGCTCTAGCTCATGCGTTGGCCGGTATTCTGGTGGCAGGTGTTCCCCTGGTGCTGGCTACTCTTGGTGAGACATTGACTGAAAGGGCCGGGGTCATAAACCTGTCCCTTGACGGCACGATCCTCCTGGCAGCCATGAGCGCTTTTGCAGTTTCCTTCAGCAGCAACAATGCCTGGCTGGGCCTGACAGCTGCCGTAGGCGTTGGCTGTCTTGCAGCTGCAGTGCTGGCCGTGGTTTCTTTGCTTTTCAACCGCTCTCAGCTCGCCATCGGCTTTATCCTTACTCTGCTCTGGCGTGATCTCGCCTATTTCCTTGGTCACCCTTACGCCAGACAGCAGGGTGCTCAGCTGCCAGTCTGGACCATTGCCGGCATCAAGGATCTTCCTTTTCTGGGGGTGGTGCTTGGTCAGCAAACTCCGGTGGTCTACTTCAGCCTCTTTCTCATTCCCTTTTCCTGGTGGTGGCTTTGCCGGACGCGAGCGGGCCTCCGTTTGCGGGCAGTGGGCGAAGACCCCAGGGCTGCCTATGTGAGAGGCATCTGGGTGGTGGGGACCCGCATATTGTATACTCTGCTGGGAGGAGCCCTGGTGGGATTGGCAGGGGGAGCGTATTCTCTGGCGGTGAAACCGGGTTGGGGTCGGCCCCAGGGTGCTGAGGGAGCCGGCTGGATTGCTCTTGCCATTGTGATTTTCGGCGGCTGGCATCCTTTACGAGCTGCTTTCGGGGCATATCTTTTTGCCGCACTCCAGGTGGTCAGCATCCAGCTGCAGGACGCCTTTCCAGCAATTCCTGCTCCCATATTCCAGGTGGCCCCTTTCCCGGTTATGATTCTCACCTTGCTCCTGGTAAACATAGGTGATATTGGCTGGCTCCATGATCTGTCCCTGCGCCAGCCATGGCTGAGGAGATGGCTGCAGCGGCTGCAGGTCAGGGCGCCGGCTGCTCTCGGCCAAGATTTCCAGCCAGAGGAAGACAGTTAG